The following proteins come from a genomic window of Nitrospirota bacterium:
- a CDS encoding phasin family protein translates to MTIFDVVRNALLAGFGVQEKIKESIDELVKKGELSETQGAKLVKEWSEKAEKSSDELTKSISDVLAKTLEKMNLPTKENIEDLNKKIKALSTRVKKLEATIEGSEQKGT, encoded by the coding sequence ATGACAATTTTCGATGTTGTCAGGAATGCATTACTTGCCGGTTTTGGAGTTCAGGAAAAGATAAAGGAATCGATTGATGAACTCGTAAAAAAGGGTGAATTGAGTGAAACCCAGGGGGCAAAGCTTGTGAAGGAGTGGTCTGAGAAGGCGGAAAAGAGTTCCGACGAACTGACGAAGAGCATATCCGATGTCCTTGCAAAGACGCTTGAGAAGATGAACCTCCCCACAAAGGAAAATATTGAGGATTTAAACAAGAAGATTAAGGCGCTCTCTACGCGGGTCAAAAAGCTTGAAGCTACCATTGAAGGGTCTGAGCAGAAAGGCACTTAA